One segment of Clostridium botulinum DNA contains the following:
- the hemB gene encoding porphobilinogen synthase, with protein sequence MIKRGRRLRATSAIRDMIRETTLNTKDFIYPIFVVEGENIKNEICSLPDNYHYSIDRLHEVIAEVEKANIAGVLLFGIPEHKDACGSEAYNDNGIVQQAVRKIKELNKELLVITDVCMCEYTSHGHCGIIHESDVDNDETLEYLGKIAVSHAKAGADMVAPSDMMDGRIGFMRKALDDNGFKKVSIMSYSAKYCSAFYGPFREAAGSAPEFGNRKTYQMDPANRLEALRETEKDIEEGCDIIMVKPALPYLDVIRECRQNFNMPLAAYNVSGEYAMVKAAGKQGLIDEERIIMEILTSIKRAGADIIITYHALEAAEILNR encoded by the coding sequence ATGATAAAAAGAGGCAGAAGATTAAGAGCAACATCTGCTATTAGAGATATGATAAGAGAGACTACACTAAATACTAAGGATTTTATATACCCTATATTTGTTGTAGAAGGAGAAAATATAAAGAATGAAATTTGTTCTTTACCAGATAATTATCATTATTCAATAGATAGATTACATGAAGTAATTGCAGAAGTTGAAAAAGCTAACATTGCAGGAGTTCTTTTATTTGGTATTCCAGAGCATAAAGATGCTTGTGGAAGTGAAGCATATAATGATAATGGAATTGTTCAACAAGCTGTAAGAAAGATTAAGGAATTAAATAAGGAACTACTTGTTATAACAGATGTTTGCATGTGTGAATACACATCTCATGGACATTGTGGAATAATTCATGAATCTGATGTAGATAATGATGAGACACTTGAATACTTAGGAAAAATTGCAGTATCTCATGCAAAAGCAGGAGCTGATATGGTAGCGCCTTCAGATATGATGGATGGCAGAATTGGATTTATGAGAAAAGCATTAGATGATAATGGATTTAAAAAAGTGAGTATAATGAGTTATTCTGCAAAATATTGCTCAGCATTTTATGGACCATTTAGGGAGGCAGCTGGATCAGCACCCGAATTTGGAAATAGAAAAACATATCAAATGGATCCAGCTAATAGATTAGAAGCATTAAGAGAAACAGAAAAAGACATAGAAGAAGGCTGTGATATTATAATGGTTAAGCCGGCATTACCTTATTTAGATGTAATAAGAGAATGCAGACAAAACTTTAATATGCCTCTTGCAGCTTATAATGTAAGTGGTGAATATGCAATGGTTAAGGCAGCAGGAAAACAAGGGCTTATAGATGAAGAAAGAATAATAATGGAAATTTTAACTTCAATAAAGAGAGCTGGAGCAGATATAATAATAACTTATCATGCATTAGAAGCGGCAGAAATTTTAAATAGATAG
- the cobA gene encoding uroporphyrinogen-III C-methyltransferase: MNKVYIIGTGPGDEELLTVKAVNKLKECTAVLYDRLVSNNILNYLSDSCEIYYCGKEPGAHYKTQEEINEMLVKLAKEGHVVGRVKGGDPYVFGRGGEEVLALKEENIPFEVIPGVTSPIAVLNYAGIPITHRGIAQSFHVVTGMSAKHIKSNFKALAMEEGTLVFMMGLSNLENIVHELVLNGKDISTPCGVVMRGTSSKQKKVVGTLENICKKVEEAKLQSPCIIVIGEVVNLNEDLAWYEHKPLFGKNICVTRSQKQAATLKQKLRDMGAEVTALSAIEIESTANNLDSYMGDLENYDHIVFTSVNSVDIFFDYLIENKYDIRKLQAKVSAIGKATWQALERRGIICFVKAREFIGAGLIKVLKPHVKENEKVLIPCSSLAKSDIADELSNVGANVDRVFIYDTVKGRVRNKRAFDEVDIVFFTSPSTVYNMIDMVGLDAIKEKQVIAIGTRTNKPLEELGIKAYICKEHSQDGFLNEIESFVKDMEA, translated from the coding sequence ATGAATAAAGTATATATTATAGGTACAGGACCTGGAGACGAAGAATTATTAACCGTAAAAGCTGTGAATAAATTAAAAGAGTGTACAGCTGTTTTATATGATAGATTGGTTTCAAATAATATTTTAAATTATTTAAGTGATTCTTGTGAAATTTATTATTGTGGAAAAGAACCAGGAGCACATTATAAAACACAAGAAGAAATAAATGAAATGCTAGTAAAATTAGCAAAAGAAGGCCATGTAGTGGGAAGAGTTAAAGGCGGAGACCCTTATGTTTTTGGAAGAGGAGGAGAAGAGGTGTTAGCGCTTAAGGAAGAAAATATTCCTTTTGAAGTAATACCAGGAGTAACTTCTCCAATAGCAGTATTAAATTATGCAGGTATTCCAATAACTCATAGGGGAATAGCTCAAAGTTTTCATGTTGTAACTGGAATGTCAGCAAAACATATTAAGTCTAATTTCAAAGCATTAGCTATGGAAGAAGGAACTTTAGTATTTATGATGGGATTAAGCAACTTAGAAAACATAGTACATGAACTTGTGTTAAATGGAAAAGATATTTCTACACCTTGTGGCGTTGTTATGAGAGGAACTTCTAGTAAGCAAAAGAAGGTAGTTGGAACTTTAGAAAATATATGTAAAAAAGTAGAAGAAGCTAAATTACAATCACCATGTATAATTGTTATCGGTGAAGTGGTTAATTTAAATGAAGACTTAGCTTGGTATGAACATAAACCTTTGTTTGGCAAAAATATTTGTGTAACTAGATCTCAAAAGCAAGCGGCTACTTTAAAACAAAAGTTAAGAGATATGGGCGCTGAAGTTACGGCTTTAAGTGCTATAGAAATAGAAAGTACAGCTAATAATTTAGATAGCTATATGGGTGATTTAGAAAATTATGATCATATAGTATTTACCTCTGTGAATTCAGTTGATATATTCTTTGATTATTTAATAGAAAATAAATATGATATAAGAAAATTACAAGCTAAAGTATCAGCTATAGGTAAAGCAACATGGCAAGCTCTTGAAAGAAGAGGTATAATATGTTTTGTGAAAGCTAGAGAATTTATAGGCGCTGGATTAATAAAAGTATTAAAACCACATGTTAAAGAAAATGAAAAGGTACTTATTCCATGTTCATCATTAGCAAAGTCAGATATAGCAGATGAATTATCTAATGTAGGTGCTAATGTAGATAGAGTATTTATTTATGATACAGTAAAAGGAAGAGTAAGAAATAAAAGAGCATTTGATGAAGTAGATATAGTATTTTTTACAAGCCCATCAACTGTATATAATATGATAGATATGGTTGGATTAGATGCTATTAAAGAAAAACAAGTTATAGCAATAGGCACTAGAACTAATAAACCACTTGAAGAACTAGGAATAAAGGCATATATTTGCAAGGAGCATTCACAAGACGGATTCTTAAATGAAATTGAATCATTTGTAAAAGATATGGAGGCGTAA
- the hemC gene encoding hydroxymethylbilane synthase: protein MNELIIATRKSKLAQVQTEIIMSELKSKFNIDSKKLLIVTEGDRKLDVSLNKIGGKGLFVKDIELALLNKEAHAAVHSMKDVPFEVSSEFEITAITGREDIRDVFISNGDISFKDIKKGAKVGTSSIRRAAQLKLLRSDLEIVPIRGNVQTRLKKMEEQNLDGIVLAAAGLKRLGDENLITDYFDPKEFLPAVSQGALGIECLKDGDANKYFEALIDAEATLTVEAERSFMKELQGDCHSLIGAYSEIQGDDLYMIGIYDIGGKIVKKDILGCKTNNIELGKKLAQKILG from the coding sequence ATGAATGAATTAATAATAGCAACTAGAAAAAGTAAGTTGGCTCAAGTTCAAACTGAAATAATTATGAGTGAATTGAAATCAAAATTTAATATAGATAGTAAAAAATTACTTATAGTAACTGAGGGAGATAGAAAATTAGATGTTTCATTAAATAAAATAGGGGGTAAAGGACTTTTTGTTAAGGATATAGAACTTGCTCTTTTAAATAAGGAAGCTCACGCTGCAGTTCATAGTATGAAAGATGTTCCTTTTGAAGTTAGTAGTGAATTTGAAATTACAGCTATAACAGGAAGAGAAGATATAAGGGATGTATTTATTTCAAATGGAGATATCTCATTTAAAGATATTAAAAAAGGCGCTAAAGTAGGAACAAGTAGTATAAGAAGAGCAGCACAGCTGAAACTTCTAAGAAGTGATTTAGAGATAGTACCTATAAGAGGTAATGTTCAAACTAGATTAAAGAAAATGGAAGAGCAAAATTTAGATGGAATAGTTTTAGCAGCAGCAGGCCTTAAAAGACTTGGTGATGAAAATTTAATAACAGATTATTTTGATCCAAAAGAATTTTTACCAGCGGTTTCTCAAGGGGCACTTGGAATTGAGTGCTTAAAAGATGGCGATGCTAATAAATATTTTGAAGCTTTAATAGATGCAGAAGCGACTTTGACTGTGGAAGCTGAAAGAAGTTTTATGAAAGAATTACAAGGAGATTGTCATAGCCTTATTGGAGCTTATTCTGAAATTCAAGGTGATGATTTATATATGATTGGAATATATGATATAGGTGGAAAAATAGTTAAAAAAGATATTTTAGGATGTAAAACTAATAATATTGAATTAGGAAAAAAATTAGCACAAAAAATATTAGGATAA
- a CDS encoding NAD(P)-dependent oxidoreductase, with the protein MFKDNKEHIYSEEIDYSFISLLSNKINIGVIGGGRAGFIKIKHFLKTGCYVEVISKDFCEEVISLCEEFRGRLILIKSEFNYEFLENKHLILITTDDREINDNIKRYCDRNYKIYIESSSFKNGMGVIPVQRNLKNITFALNTKGGNPKGSVMLANKVQDLLEDYDDFIALTTKIRNKAIKISKYKKEIINFISCDDFKFFYDNHKEELVLKLYFEEEILNKLI; encoded by the coding sequence ATGTTTAAGGATAATAAAGAGCATATTTATAGCGAAGAAATAGATTATTCTTTTATTTCACTACTTTCTAATAAAATAAATATTGGTGTTATTGGTGGAGGCAGAGCAGGGTTTATAAAGATTAAGCATTTTTTAAAAACAGGCTGCTATGTTGAAGTTATTTCAAAAGATTTTTGTGAAGAAGTAATAAGTTTATGTGAAGAATTTAGGGGAAGATTAATTTTAATAAAAAGTGAATTTAATTATGAGTTTTTAGAAAATAAGCATTTAATTCTAATAACAACAGATGATAGAGAAATTAACGATAATATAAAAAGATATTGTGATAGAAATTATAAAATATACATAGAATCTTCAAGTTTTAAGAACGGTATGGGTGTTATACCTGTTCAAAGAAATCTTAAGAATATAACTTTTGCATTAAATACAAAGGGGGGGAACCCTAAAGGTTCAGTAATGCTTGCAAATAAAGTTCAAGATTTATTAGAGGATTATGATGACTTTATAGCATTAACAACTAAGATTAGAAATAAAGCTATAAAAATTTCAAAATATAAAAAAGAGATAATAAATTTTATTTCTTGTGATGATTTTAAGTTTTTCTATGATAATCATAAAGAGGAATTAGTATTAAAACTTTATTTTGAAGAAGAAATATTAAATAAGTTAATATAG
- the hemA gene encoding glutamyl-tRNA reductase: MIAVLGIKRNTPIEIREKLTIKANKHDEYLDRLLKYLDGVIILATCNRTEIYFNVSFINEELLKKIFEIFNWNYSYRKYIFISEDKKACKHLFEVTCGFHSKILGEDQILGQVKTSYFKSLNAKALNLELQRLFQYAITCGKKFKSQSRLFEIPVSSASIVVNESINKDCKKFMVLGYGDVGRLTMKYLLAHNINEVYLAVRNKKIKDEIVDERVNVIDFEEKNKYINDMDCVISCTSAPHIVIKKQDINNIGDNILIYDLAVPRDVDDEINDIDRAQVYNIDNISYINDGNKKMRFDKMDSNKFILENYLNEYYEWKRLRSIAPFIEELKVTSKEIYDKRITTFKNKCKYRGDVDLANKMIKSTSDYYMNRAIEIMKEETLKGSEEECLRIIKSIFIAKK; this comes from the coding sequence ATGATAGCAGTGTTAGGAATAAAAAGAAATACACCAATAGAAATTAGGGAAAAATTAACTATAAAAGCAAACAAACATGATGAGTATCTAGATAGATTGTTAAAATATTTAGATGGGGTTATCATTCTTGCAACTTGTAATAGAACAGAAATTTATTTTAATGTTTCTTTTATAAATGAAGAACTATTAAAAAAGATTTTTGAAATTTTTAATTGGAATTATAGTTATAGAAAATATATCTTTATATCTGAAGACAAAAAAGCTTGCAAACATTTATTTGAAGTAACTTGCGGTTTTCATTCAAAGATTTTAGGTGAAGATCAGATTTTGGGGCAAGTAAAGACTTCTTATTTTAAATCTTTAAATGCGAAAGCTCTTAATTTGGAATTACAAAGATTATTTCAATATGCTATAACATGTGGTAAAAAATTTAAAAGTCAATCAAGATTATTTGAAATTCCGGTATCATCAGCCTCAATAGTTGTAAATGAATCTATTAATAAAGACTGTAAAAAATTTATGGTATTAGGATATGGAGATGTAGGACGTCTAACTATGAAGTATTTACTGGCACATAATATAAATGAAGTGTATTTGGCAGTTAGAAACAAAAAAATAAAAGATGAAATTGTGGATGAGAGAGTTAATGTAATAGACTTTGAAGAAAAAAATAAATACATAAATGATATGGATTGCGTGATTTCATGTACATCAGCACCTCATATAGTCATAAAAAAGCAAGATATAAATAACATTGGAGATAATATATTAATTTATGATTTAGCAGTACCTAGAGATGTGGATGATGAGATTAATGATATAGATAGAGCTCAGGTTTATAACATAGATAATATAAGTTACATAAATGATGGTAATAAAAAGATGCGTTTTGATAAGATGGATTCTAATAAATTTATTTTAGAAAATTATTTAAATGAGTATTATGAATGGAAAAGACTAAGAAGTATTGCTCCATTTATAGAAGAATTAAAGGTTACGTCTAAAGAAATATATGATAAGAGAATAACTACGTTTAAAAATAAATGCAAATATAGAGGTGATGTTGACTTAGCAAATAAAATGATAAAGAGTACATCTGATTATTATATGAATAGGGCTATAGAGATAATGAAAGAAGAGACTTTAAAGGGAAGTGAAGAGGAATGTTTAAGGATAATAAAGAGCATATTTATAGCGAAGAAATAG
- a CDS encoding 4Fe-4S binding protein yields the protein MAVNAKRQKELKALGFLLQNDKEHFAVRFLGRAGNFTVEELNNINIIAKKYGRDYCGMTTRLQIEVAWIKDEDVEKVIEEAKKLGLRHGGTGQKFRPLVSCKGTVCLHGNINTQEICRQLEDKYFGTDTPHKCKVAVVGCANNCAKANINDIGIMGRTVPEFVLDKCVGCGLCVKACRQKALEVVDKKIVHNKDLCVDCGGCVRACKLGAAVAKEKGGEIFVGGRFGRGMRIGDSLGKIFKEEEIIPMVDKIVDYYREVGQPGERVSKVMDRIGKEEFINNVLNR from the coding sequence ATGGCAGTTAATGCAAAGAGACAAAAAGAATTAAAAGCTTTAGGTTTTTTATTACAAAATGATAAAGAACATTTTGCAGTAAGATTTTTAGGTAGAGCAGGTAACTTTACAGTAGAGGAATTAAATAATATAAATATCATTGCTAAAAAGTATGGTAGAGATTATTGTGGAATGACAACAAGACTTCAAATTGAAGTAGCTTGGATAAAAGATGAAGATGTAGAAAAAGTTATTGAAGAAGCAAAGAAGTTAGGATTAAGACATGGTGGTACAGGTCAAAAATTTAGGCCTTTAGTATCTTGCAAAGGTACTGTATGTCTTCATGGAAACATTAATACACAAGAAATATGTAGACAATTAGAAGATAAATATTTTGGAACAGATACTCCTCATAAATGTAAGGTAGCAGTAGTGGGTTGTGCCAACAACTGTGCAAAAGCTAATATAAATGATATCGGTATTATGGGAAGAACAGTACCAGAATTTGTTTTAGATAAATGTGTTGGATGTGGATTATGTGTTAAGGCTTGTAGACAAAAAGCTTTAGAAGTAGTTGATAAAAAAATAGTACACAATAAAGATTTATGTGTTGATTGTGGCGGATGTGTAAGAGCTTGCAAATTAGGCGCAGCTGTTGCAAAAGAAAAAGGTGGAGAAATCTTTGTTGGTGGAAGATTTGGTAGAGGAATGAGAATCGGAGATTCTTTAGGAAAGATATTTAAAGAAGAAGAAATAATTCCAATGGTTGATAAAATTGTGGATTACTATAGAGAAGTAGGACAACCTGGGGAAAGAGTTTCTAAAGTTATGGATAGAATAGGAAAAGAAGAATTTATAAATAATGTTTTAAACAGATAA
- a CDS encoding undecaprenyl diphosphate synthase family protein, which yields MRIPKHIGVIPDGNRRWALANGLTKDKGYSFGVNPGLEVFKLCQKEGISEVTFYGFTVDNTKRPSEQKIAFTEACIESVKLLTKENCEILVLGNTDSKLFPKELLPFSKRTTFGTGGIKVNFLMNYGWEWDLNILKENDSSHKGIIPYIHSKDISRIDLIIRWGGRRRLSGFLPAQCVYSDFYVIDSYWPAFKTTEFYDALNWYNDQDVTLGG from the coding sequence ATGAGAATTCCAAAACATATAGGCGTCATTCCAGATGGAAATAGACGTTGGGCTTTAGCTAACGGATTAACAAAAGATAAAGGCTATTCATTCGGTGTAAATCCTGGCCTTGAAGTTTTTAAATTGTGTCAAAAAGAAGGTATATCTGAAGTAACTTTTTATGGGTTTACTGTAGACAATACAAAAAGACCTAGTGAGCAAAAAATAGCTTTCACTGAAGCTTGCATTGAATCGGTTAAATTACTTACCAAAGAAAATTGTGAAATATTAGTTTTAGGAAATACAGATTCAAAATTATTTCCTAAAGAACTATTGCCATTTTCAAAAAGAACTACTTTTGGAACTGGTGGAATAAAAGTTAATTTTTTGATGAACTATGGTTGGGAATGGGATTTAAATATCTTAAAAGAAAATGATTCATCTCATAAGGGAATTATACCTTATATACACTCTAAAGATATTTCTAGAATAGACCTTATTATAAGATGGGGCGGAAGAAGAAGGCTTAGTGGCTTTTTGCCAGCTCAATGTGTTTATTCAGATTTTTATGTAATCGACTCATATTGGCCTGCATTTAAAACAACAGAATTTTATGATGCATTAAATTGGTATAATGATCAAGATGTAACTCTTGGAGGCTAA
- a CDS encoding DUF1294 domain-containing protein, with translation MIKIVLIYLLFINFIGFSIMLVDKKRAIHKEWRVPEKTLIGISIIGGSIGMILGMFTFRHKTKHLKFLLGIPVIIIIQFYIVIYLCNYVKI, from the coding sequence ATGATTAAAATCGTTCTTATATATTTACTTTTTATAAATTTCATTGGTTTTTCTATTATGCTTGTTGATAAAAAACGTGCAATACATAAAGAATGGAGAGTTCCTGAAAAAACACTCATTGGAATCTCTATAATCGGTGGATCAATTGGTATGATTTTAGGAATGTTTACTTTCAGACATAAAACTAAGCACTTAAAATTCCTATTAGGAATACCTGTTATTATCATTATTCAATTTTATATTGTTATATATTTATGTAATTACGTTAAAATTTAA
- a CDS encoding sodium-dependent transporter — translation MEQKREKFSSSLTVFLATLSSAVGLGNIWMFPYITGENGGAAFIIIYLICVALVGLPVLISEFVIGRGTRRNVYGAISKITDKKGFKVIGIFAILATYCMLFFYTVVVGWVYSYVFKAVTGALKGVTLESASNIFYNTSVGPISPIVWQLIALLVGGTILVLGVKGGIEKLTKTLMPVLIVLLVVCAFRSLTLPGAMEGVHFLIKPDFSKVHIGVVLSALGLAFFKLSVGTGTMITYSSYYNDDNNLIGTAGKVAISDTLVSLIAGLAIFPAVFSFGLEPSSGPGLLFNTVPLIFAKMPGGWILVIMFFALTAMAATMAMISLLEVLTAFFTEELKMERKRAIILNIIIIVGVGSLAALSGNTDGVLGDKLIFGLTFFDFFDAIVSKIFLPINGLLIILLTGYFINKKYLIDQLSNNGMLKNEAIVKALIFIMKYIAPILIIVVFLKSFI, via the coding sequence GTGGAACAGAAGAGAGAAAAATTTTCATCAAGTTTAACAGTTTTTTTAGCAACATTAAGTTCCGCTGTAGGATTAGGTAATATATGGATGTTTCCTTATATTACGGGAGAAAATGGTGGAGCAGCATTTATTATTATATATTTAATATGTGTTGCATTAGTAGGATTACCAGTACTTATTAGTGAATTTGTAATAGGTAGAGGTACTAGAAGGAACGTATATGGAGCAATTTCAAAAATTACAGATAAAAAGGGTTTTAAAGTTATAGGTATTTTTGCAATACTTGCAACATATTGTATGCTGTTTTTTTATACAGTAGTTGTTGGATGGGTTTATTCATACGTATTTAAAGCAGTGACAGGAGCGTTAAAAGGAGTGACATTAGAATCTGCAAGTAATATATTTTATAATACAAGCGTAGGACCAATATCACCAATTGTTTGGCAGCTTATAGCATTATTAGTTGGAGGAACGATATTAGTTTTAGGTGTAAAGGGTGGAATCGAAAAGTTAACTAAAACATTAATGCCCGTGTTAATTGTACTTCTTGTAGTTTGTGCTTTTAGAAGTTTAACATTACCAGGAGCTATGGAAGGTGTACATTTCTTGATTAAACCTGATTTTTCAAAGGTACATATTGGAGTTGTACTTTCCGCTTTAGGATTAGCATTTTTTAAGCTATCAGTTGGGACAGGTACAATGATTACATATAGCAGTTATTATAACGATGATAATAACTTAATTGGTACAGCAGGAAAAGTAGCAATATCAGATACATTAGTATCATTAATAGCAGGACTTGCTATATTTCCAGCAGTTTTTTCATTTGGCTTAGAACCAAGTAGTGGTCCTGGATTACTATTTAATACAGTACCTTTAATATTTGCCAAAATGCCAGGCGGGTGGATTTTAGTTATTATGTTTTTTGCTCTTACAGCAATGGCAGCTACAATGGCTATGATATCATTGTTAGAGGTTTTAACTGCATTCTTTACAGAAGAGTTAAAAATGGAAAGAAAGAGAGCAATAATACTAAATATTATAATAATAGTAGGAGTTGGATCATTAGCAGCACTATCAGGTAATACAGATGGTGTTTTAGGAGACAAATTAATATTTGGACTAACATTCTTTGATTTCTTTGATGCTATTGTATCTAAAATATTTTTACCGATAAATGGATTATTGATAATTTTATTAACGGGATACTTTATAAATAAAAAATATTTAATAGATCAATTAAGTAATAATGGAATGTTAAAGAATGAAGCAATAGTAAAAGCTTTAATTTTTATTATGAAATACATAGCACCGATACTTATTATAGTAGTATTTTTGAAATCATTTATTTAA
- the metA gene encoding homoserine O-acetyltransferase MetA — protein MPIKIPTELPAFKVLSNENIFVMNDSRAKTQDIRPLKIAILNLMPKKILAENQLLRHLSNTPLQVEVKLIQTKSYVSQNTPIEHLEKFYTYFDDIKEEKFDGLIITGAPVEQMEFEDITYWNELTEIMEWSKSNIFSTLHICWGAQAGLYYHYNIPKYKLENKISGVFSHWVNDENADLTRGLDDVFHVPHSRHTEVKKEDINKISELEILSESKEAGIFIVATKNRRKIFFMGHPEYDRNTLKEEYLRDREKGDDVEIPQNYFVDNDINSTPKFTWRGSSNIIFGNWLNYCVYQNTPYDINEISE, from the coding sequence GTGCCTATAAAAATTCCAACAGAATTACCAGCATTTAAAGTATTGTCTAACGAGAATATTTTTGTCATGAATGATAGCAGAGCAAAAACTCAAGATATAAGACCATTAAAAATTGCAATTCTTAATTTAATGCCAAAAAAAATTCTAGCAGAAAATCAATTGTTGAGGCACTTGTCTAACACACCATTACAAGTTGAAGTAAAGCTTATTCAAACCAAAAGTTATGTTTCACAAAATACTCCAATTGAACATTTGGAAAAATTCTACACATATTTTGATGATATAAAAGAAGAAAAGTTTGATGGGTTAATAATAACTGGGGCACCTGTTGAACAAATGGAATTTGAAGATATTACTTATTGGAATGAGTTAACTGAAATAATGGAATGGAGTAAATCAAATATTTTTTCAACATTGCATATATGTTGGGGAGCTCAAGCAGGATTATATTATCATTATAATATACCAAAATATAAATTAGAGAATAAAATATCAGGGGTATTTTCTCATTGGGTAAATGATGAAAATGCAGATTTAACAAGAGGTTTAGATGATGTATTTCATGTACCACATTCTAGACATACAGAAGTGAAAAAAGAAGATATAAATAAAATTTCAGAACTAGAAATTTTATCAGAATCAAAAGAGGCTGGAATATTTATTGTAGCAACTAAAAATAGAAGAAAAATATTCTTTATGGGGCATCCAGAGTATGATAGAAACACATTAAAAGAAGAATATCTACGGGATAGAGAAAAAGGTGATGATGTAGAAATACCGCAAAACTATTTTGTAGATAACGATATAAACAGCACTCCTAAATTTACATGGAGGGGTAGTTCTAATATAATATTTGGTAACTGGTTAAATTATTGTGTATATCAAAATACGCCTTATGATATTAATGAGATATCAGAATAA
- a CDS encoding lactonase family protein → MVVNKDIIIGFIGTHTNNNSKGIYKFSFNSSSGKVDRINLAYEISNPNYLAIDKERNILYSTCSIEKQSGVSSFKFFGEKDYVDLINYNVENGKEPCHVSIRKNKQLLISSNYNENEIKVFNTLDGIILTSHVTVNNEYCEKKSNDGDSHINCSIFSHDEKYILSVDSGKDVLMLYTFNNDELVSKKHLSYSFPTNSAPKHITYSKSKPFYYILTEKSCEIFALKYNANKENPFEKIQVINILPDDYNGEKLASAIHIHKNNKFLYTSDIINNTITLFYINDENGELEYVDVFDCKGECPRDFQIDPTGKFLICGNELSNTLSIFSIQQSNGALKFIGEEDVPSPTCVKFIE, encoded by the coding sequence ATGGTAGTAAATAAGGATATAATAATTGGCTTTATAGGAACTCATACAAATAATAATAGTAAAGGAATTTATAAGTTTAGCTTTAATTCATCATCTGGAAAGGTAGATAGAATTAATTTAGCTTATGAAATTAGCAATCCTAATTATTTAGCAATTGATAAGGAAAGAAATATTTTATATTCTACTTGTAGCATAGAAAAACAATCTGGGGTTTCTTCATTTAAATTTTTTGGAGAAAAAGACTATGTGGATTTAATTAATTATAATGTTGAAAATGGTAAAGAACCTTGTCATGTAAGCATAAGAAAAAATAAGCAGCTTTTAATTTCTTCAAACTATAATGAAAATGAAATTAAAGTTTTTAATACTTTAGATGGAATAATTTTAACATCTCACGTAACTGTTAATAATGAATATTGTGAAAAAAAATCAAATGATGGGGACTCTCACATAAATTGCTCTATTTTTTCACATGATGAAAAATATATTTTATCAGTTGATTCAGGAAAAGATGTTTTAATGCTATATACTTTTAATAATGATGAATTAGTATCTAAAAAGCACTTAAGCTACTCTTTTCCAACAAACTCAGCACCTAAACATATAACTTATTCAAAATCAAAACCATTTTATTATATTTTAACTGAAAAGAGTTGTGAAATTTTTGCACTAAAATACAATGCTAATAAAGAAAATCCATTTGAAAAAATTCAAGTAATTAATATTTTACCTGATGATTATAATGGTGAAAAATTAGCTTCAGCTATACACATACACAAAAATAATAAATTTTTATATACTTCAGATATAATAAATAATACTATTACATTATTTTATATAAATGATGAAAATGGTGAATTAGAATATGTAGATGTATTTGATTGCAAAGGTGAATGTCCTCGAGACTTCCAAATAGACCCCACAGGGAAATTTTTAATCTGTGGAAATGAATTATCTAATACTTTATCTATCTTCTCAATTCAACAGTCAAATGGAGCGTTAAAATTTATAGGAGAAGAAGATGTTCCATCACCAACATGTGTGAAATTTATTGAATAA